A DNA window from Acinetobacter sp. NCu2D-2 contains the following coding sequences:
- a CDS encoding MarC family protein, with protein MSDSLHAFALFFSLLNPFLMSIYMLGIIRNSDAKVFNMALIQGSLISFIVFIIFAKTGEAFFNEVLHVRFESFQIFGGIIFLVIGYRYVFEGADTIGVTRGAPSHLAGTIAMPFMIGPGTVSAAVITGIKLNLLQTIAVIFITLFLTCSLLILMKYLHDNMQHKHSNYIDLYVDIVGRVAALLIGTIAIDMIVNGVTGIINT; from the coding sequence ATGTCTGACAGTTTACATGCTTTTGCTTTGTTCTTTTCATTGCTCAATCCGTTTTTAATGAGCATTTATATGTTGGGCATCATTCGAAACTCTGATGCCAAGGTCTTTAATATGGCCTTGATTCAGGGGAGTTTGATCAGCTTTATCGTCTTTATTATTTTTGCAAAAACTGGTGAGGCATTTTTCAATGAGGTCTTACATGTACGTTTCGAATCCTTTCAAATCTTTGGTGGCATTATATTTCTAGTCATTGGCTATCGTTATGTATTTGAAGGTGCAGATACCATTGGTGTGACGCGCGGAGCACCTAGTCATCTAGCAGGAACAATTGCGATGCCGTTTATGATTGGGCCTGGTACTGTTTCTGCTGCTGTCATCACCGGAATCAAACTTAATTTATTGCAAACTATAGCTGTCATATTTATCACACTATTTCTGACGTGTAGTTTACTTATTCTGATGAAATATCTACATGACAACATGCAGCATAAACATTCCAATTATATCGACTTATACGTGGATATCGTTGGGCGTGTAGCTGCCTTGCTGATCGGAACAATTGCAATCGATATGA
- a CDS encoding choline transporter, with amino-acid sequence MDNKNDSPQDSLNHVVFYFSAGLILLFSIVTILFNEQANTVIVNILNWVSATFSWYYLLAATLYFIFIVFIACSRYGEIKLGPKHSKPEFSLLSWSAMLFSAGIGIDLMFFSVAEPLSHYMAPPVGEAETFEAARQSMVWTLFHYGLTGWSMYALVGVALGYFSYRYNLPLTIRSALYPIFGKKINGPIGHTVDTAAVLGTIFGIATTCGIGVVQLNYGLHVLFDLPENLWIQTALIAVAVIITIISVTAGVNKGIRVLSEINIYVSIGLMLFILLIGNTEFLLAALIQNFGDYISQFPKLSLTSFPFEQPKEWMNSWTLFFWAWWIAWSPFVGLFLARISRGRTIREFVAGTLIIPLLFTLTWLSIFGNSALYSVIFEGNTALAETVLQNPAHGFYDLLAQYPGFTFVAGIATITGLLFYVTSADSGALVLGNFTTKFTNIEHDSPRWLSVFWAVAIGLLTLAMLMANGVTALQNTTIIMGLPFSFVIFFVMAGLYKSLRLEDFRQASTSYNAAPVVGNVDIFNWKKRLSRVMLHPSISQTIKMLDEVCKPAIQAVAEELDRKGVQVTVNEKPLEHGQGLYHLDLQIELADEENFVYEIWPVRYATPQFSSRGKSAKRHYYRLESYLFEGSQGNDLVGYSKEQVINDILDKYERHMMYLHINRISPGKRPLFPDREN; translated from the coding sequence ATGGATAACAAAAATGACTCCCCTCAAGATAGCTTAAATCATGTTGTCTTCTATTTTTCTGCGGGTCTCATCTTATTATTTTCAATAGTCACCATTTTGTTCAATGAACAAGCCAATACCGTCATTGTTAATATTTTGAATTGGGTGAGTGCAACATTCAGTTGGTATTACCTACTGGCTGCAACGTTGTACTTTATCTTTATCGTTTTTATTGCCTGTTCACGTTATGGTGAAATCAAACTTGGGCCAAAACACTCTAAACCTGAATTTAGCTTATTAAGCTGGTCAGCAATGCTATTCTCAGCGGGCATTGGTATTGATCTAATGTTCTTCTCCGTTGCTGAGCCTCTATCTCATTACATGGCACCACCTGTAGGAGAAGCTGAAACGTTTGAAGCAGCACGTCAGTCTATGGTGTGGACCCTCTTCCACTATGGACTCACCGGTTGGAGTATGTATGCCTTGGTCGGTGTAGCACTTGGCTATTTCAGTTATAGATATAATTTGCCTTTAACCATTCGTTCTGCACTTTACCCCATCTTTGGGAAAAAAATTAATGGTCCTATCGGGCATACTGTCGATACAGCCGCCGTATTAGGCACGATTTTCGGTATTGCCACGACCTGTGGTATTGGCGTTGTACAACTCAATTATGGTTTACATGTTTTATTTGATTTACCAGAAAATCTTTGGATTCAAACAGCCCTCATTGCTGTCGCAGTGATTATCACCATTATTTCGGTGACTGCAGGTGTCAATAAAGGAATTCGTGTCCTGTCTGAAATTAATATTTATGTTTCCATTGGACTCATGTTATTTATTTTATTGATTGGCAATACTGAATTTTTACTTGCAGCACTCATCCAGAATTTTGGCGATTATATTAGTCAATTTCCAAAATTATCACTGACGAGTTTTCCATTTGAACAACCTAAAGAATGGATGAACAGTTGGACACTGTTTTTCTGGGCGTGGTGGATTGCTTGGTCTCCATTTGTGGGGCTGTTCCTGGCACGCATCTCACGCGGACGTACGATCCGTGAATTCGTAGCAGGTACGCTGATTATTCCACTGTTATTTACTTTAACTTGGTTATCTATTTTTGGTAATAGTGCGCTCTACAGTGTCATTTTTGAAGGAAATACCGCTCTCGCAGAAACCGTCTTACAAAATCCTGCTCATGGCTTTTACGACTTACTTGCTCAGTATCCTGGTTTTACATTTGTTGCAGGTATCGCTACCATTACGGGTCTACTTTTTTACGTCACCTCAGCAGATTCTGGTGCTTTAGTTCTTGGTAATTTCACCACGAAGTTCACCAATATTGAGCATGATTCTCCTCGTTGGCTAAGTGTATTTTGGGCTGTAGCGATCGGTCTACTTACACTCGCAATGCTAATGGCCAATGGCGTTACGGCACTCCAAAACACCACCATCATCATGGGTCTACCATTTAGTTTTGTCATTTTCTTTGTAATGGCTGGATTATATAAATCCCTTCGTCTTGAAGACTTTAGGCAAGCAAGTACCAGTTATAACGCTGCCCCTGTGGTTGGTAACGTGGATATCTTTAATTGGAAAAAACGTCTCAGTCGAGTCATGTTACATCCGAGTATTTCTCAAACCATTAAGATGTTAGATGAAGTATGTAAACCTGCTATTCAAGCTGTTGCAGAAGAGCTGGATCGAAAAGGCGTTCAGGTGACGGTAAATGAAAAACCTTTAGAACATGGTCAAGGTCTTTATCACTTAGATCTGCAAATTGAGTTGGCGGATGAGGAAAATTTTGTTTATGAAATATGGCCTGTTCGCTATGCCACACCTCAATTTAGTTCTCGAGGTAAAAGTGCAAAACGCCATTACTATCGCTTGGAAAGTTATCTTTTTGAGGGATCTCAGGGCAATGATTTAGTCGGTTATAGCAAAGAACAAGTGATTAACGATATTTTGGATAAATATGAACGTCATATGATGTATTTGCATATCAATCGAATCAGTCCAGGCAAACGCCCACTGTTTCCTGACCGTGAAAACTAA
- the betI gene encoding transcriptional regulator BetI → MPKVGMQPIRRQQLIEATLASVNELGFAETSIQQIAQRAGVSTGIISHYFKGKNGLIEATMRYLLQQLAVTVQQKKAECGDQPQDRLMAIVHANFSTPQTDHAAMKVWLAFWANSLHQPELHRLQQINHYRLHSNLKFEFMKVMTIDRAEIAAQTLAALIDGFWLRGALMNEEMNLSVPITICNAFIQRQFE, encoded by the coding sequence ATGCCCAAAGTCGGTATGCAGCCAATACGACGCCAACAATTAATCGAGGCAACTCTAGCTTCAGTGAATGAACTCGGTTTTGCAGAGACATCTATCCAGCAAATTGCCCAGCGTGCGGGTGTTTCGACGGGAATTATTAGCCATTATTTCAAGGGCAAGAATGGCTTGATTGAGGCGACTATGCGGTATTTATTGCAGCAATTGGCAGTTACCGTACAGCAAAAAAAAGCTGAATGTGGAGACCAGCCCCAAGATCGTTTGATGGCAATTGTCCATGCAAATTTTTCGACGCCACAAACTGATCATGCAGCAATGAAAGTCTGGCTAGCATTTTGGGCAAATAGTTTGCATCAGCCTGAATTACACCGGTTACAACAGATCAATCATTACCGACTACATTCCAATTTAAAATTTGAATTTATGAAAGTAATGACGATTGATCGCGCTGAAATCGCTGCTCAAACACTTGCTGCATTAATTGATGGCTTTTGGTTACGTGGCGCCTTAATGAATGAAGAAATGAATCTCAGTGTACCCATTACGATTTGTAATGCGTTTATACAGAG